A region of the Deltaproteobacteria bacterium genome:
GGCCCGAAAGGATCTGCTCCCCGGGGCATTTCGTTCCAGAGCAAACGCGCCACAAAACCCCGGCCGCCGATGTAGTCTTCGGCCAAACCGACCGGCAGGGCTTCCCTCGTGACCTGACCGGTACCCAGGTCGACTCTAAGGATGGTCCCGGCGTATCCGAATAACATCTCAGGCACCTCCTTCCATGACCAGTGCCCCCCTGGGGCAGATTTCAACGCAGGCCCCACAAAGGGTGCATTTAAATGGCGAGTCCAAACTCGGGTGCTCGTGCATAACGCTGTGGGGACATGCCTCGACACAGACCCCGCAGCCGGTGCAATCATCAGGATCTATAGAGTAAATCCCGTCCTCAAGGTAAATCGCATCTTCCGGACATGCCTCCGTACACTCCCCGCATTGATCGCAGAGACGGATCCGGTAGTCCCCCGGTGCCGGGAATCGGCCTTCAATATCCAGGGCGGATTTGGCAGGGTTCATTTCCCTGAAATTGGCAAGAGCACATGCCAATTCGCATGCCCTGCATCCGGAACATCTTTCGTGGATTGCTCTGAGTTCCAATATCACTCCCCTTTCAGCCTTTGCGTCCTGCCACGAATTTCGCCAGGTCATGCTCGATCGCAGGATCCATATCGGGTTTTTCGTAACCATCCAGCCGTC
Encoded here:
- a CDS encoding 4Fe-4S dicluster domain-containing protein; amino-acid sequence: MTWRNSWQDAKAERGVILELRAIHERCSGCRACELACALANFREMNPAKSALDIEGRFPAPGDYRIRLCDQCGECTEACPEDAIYLEDGIYSIDPDDCTGCGVCVEACPHSVMHEHPSLDSPFKCTLCGACVEICPRGALVMEGGA